The following proteins are co-located in the Carassius auratus strain Wakin chromosome 7, ASM336829v1, whole genome shotgun sequence genome:
- the nr1h3 gene encoding oxysterols receptor LXR-alpha has product MSTLSTTDITDVGHGDSLCCASEEGPSAATAEVKQEIVSQTASYGTSHNELNEPLLMEPGDIKMYPTEDTPAPEGHPVKRKKGPAPKMLGNEVCSVCGDKASGFHYNVLSCEGCKGFFRRSVIKGAQYTCKNSGRCEMDMYMRRKCQQCRLRKCREAGMLEQCVLSEEQIRLKKMKKQEEETARTSAVPTPSPAPEMPPLAPEQQEMIEKLVSMQKQCNKRSFLDRPRVTPWPQSQDPLNREVRQQRFAHFTELAIMSVQEIVDFAKQLPGFLELTREDQIALLKTSTIEIMLLETSRRYNPAIESITFLKDFSYNKEDFAKAGLQFEFINPIFEFSKGMNDLHLDEAEYALLIAINIFSADRPNVQDHELVERLQQPYVDALHSYIRIKRPNDHLMFPRMLMKLVSLRTLSSVHSEQVFALRLQDKKLPPLLSEIWDVHE; this is encoded by the exons ATGTCCACCCTTTCTACGACTGATATCACTGATGTTGGTCATG gggACTCTCTGTGCTGTGCCAGTGAAGAGGGGCCTTCAGCAGCGACAGCAGAAGTGAAACAGGAGATTGTCAGTCAGACGGCCTCATACGGCACCTCACACAATGAGCTGAACGAACCGCTGCTCATGGAGCCCGGCGACATCAAGATGTACCCCACCGAGGACACACCTGCACCAG aggGTCACCCAGTCAAGAGAAAGAAAGGCCCTGCTCCCAAGATGCTGGGGAATGAGGTGTGTAGCGTATGTGGAGACAAAGCTTCTGGCTTTCATTACAATGTGCTGAGCTGTGAGGGCTGTAAAGGTTTCTTCAGACGCAGCGTCATCAAAGGAGCGCAATACACCTGCAAAAATTCGGGCCGCTGCGAGATGGACATGTACATGCGCCGCAAGTGTCAGCAGTGCCGTCTGCGCAAGTGCAGGGAGGCCGGCATGCTGGAGCAAT GTGTGCTCTCAGAAGAGCAGATCCGactaaaaaagatgaaaaaacagGAAGAGGAGACGGCACGTACCTCTGCAGTCCCAACCCCCAGCCCTGCTCCTGAGATGCCCCCTCTGGCTCCTGAACAGCAGGAGATGATCGAAAAACTGGTGTCCATGCAGAAACAGTGCAACAAACGCTCTTTTCTCGACCGGCCCAGAGTCACT CCTTGGCCACAGAGTCAGGACCCACTTAACCGAGAGGTTCGACAGCAGCGGTTTGCTCATTTCACTGAGCTGGCCATCATGTCCGTGCAGGAGATTGTAGACTTTGCTAAACAGCTGCCTGGCTTCCTGGAGCTCACCCGAGAGGACCAGATCGCCCTGCTGAAGACCTCAACTATAGAG ATCATGCTGCTAGAGACTTCCAGACGTTATAACCCAGCGATAGAGAGCATCACCTTCCTCAAAGACTTCAGTTATAATAAGGAAGATTTTGCCAAAGCAG GGCTGCAGTTTGAGTTCATCAACCCCATCTTTGAGTTTTCAAAAGGCATGAATGACCTCCACCTGGATGAGGCGGAGTACGCTTTGCTCATCGCAATCAACATTTTCTCAGCAG ACCGACCGAACGTGCAGGATCATGAGTTAGTGGAAAGACTACAGCAGCCATATGTGGACGCTCTCCACTCTTACATCCGAATAAAACGACCCAAC GATCATCTGATGTTTCCCCGGATGTTGATGAAGCTGGTCAGCCTGCGCACACTGAGCAGCGTCCACTCAGAGCAAGTCTTCGCTCTGCGCCTCCAAGACAAGAAACTCCCACCTCTGCTATCTGAAATTTGGGATGTCCACGAGTGA